One Apteryx mantelli isolate bAptMan1 chromosome 17, bAptMan1.hap1, whole genome shotgun sequence genomic window, CTATACTCCAGGAATGGTCATGCTTACCTTTATATAAACATATGATTGGAAAGAATCAGAGCTTCCCAGTCTCTGAAAATTAACCCAGACACGTGAAACTCTGCAGTGGCCAGTATACCTTCTACTTCACAAGGTCTGTATCTTAAACAAGCTGTGTCTTCTGGTTCCTTTTTACAGCTAAGCTCAGGTTATATGTTAATACAGTGATTTGTTACTTAGAGGGCTGTGTAGGAATCGCATGATTTAAATATTTATCCCTAAGAAACAAACAATAACACTGCACACAGTTCTCTTTCATATCCAATAAAAAGTGCCATCAATTTCTCAGGTATATTCCATTTCATGGAATTACTGGAGGAGGTAATGCTCTATTTACAGAATGTTGTTATACAGCTAactttaatttcttcttcttaGCTTTCATGACAGGTGGTAATGATATTTTGAAAGCAGTCCTgaaataacattaaaagaaaagaaaagaaaacacaattgTCAGATATGCCCAACATATTTCCAAAACCACCCCTTAAACAAGAAGAAACACTTACTCGCATGTACTACAAATAGGACTGAAGTTGCAgaatactgtaaaataaaaaattggtTGCTTTCACTAAAGTAGTTCCTCTGAAATGTAAGAAATTAAAttattgtaaatatttataaaCTTACTTGACAAGCACACAGAGCAGACATAACCAATTTCAATGAGATTTCGATGAcagaaacatgcagctctgtAGTCAACATGAATTGGGGGTGGAAGGACAAGCTGTGATCTTTGCTCTTGATCAGGGAGAAATACCCACTatatgaataaagaaaaagtattttacaaaTTGATAGAGTATTGCCTTGAAAATGTAATCAGTACGATTTCACATCTGCCACAGGAAAAACACAGAAGTGCTCTTTCAGTGACTTACCAGCAAATACTGCAGAAGGGATGGCATGTGGAGCACTTTCAAGTATATGCCACCTGTAATGTCACAAGCCTGAAAAGCAGAGAGCATAATCAGATTGTTCTTGTTTGATGAGATtaacagaatatttaaaatacacacatACTGCTCAAGGCCTGCATGTCCCAAATCCTAAACAAAGTGTTTGACATGATCAAAGAACTAAGAATAGAAGTGCTGAGAAAAGTTATAGAGGGAGCAGTTGTCCACAGCAGGGAGTGTCCCCATTGCTGGAAAGTAACacaaaaagtgaaaaacaaagatCTGATCTCACGTCCAGAgacaaattgggggggggggggggtacttgTTTTCATTAATCGGAGTAGCTCACCTCCTAGCTCAGTCTCTGGGATACTTAAACATTTTTAGGATTTTGTTAATCTACACACATGACTCTTACATTGATaaatcttcctcctccttcatgGAGAGCTTTGAAAATCAGCATCTCCAAGTCTTGTTCCATATCCTGGTAAGCTCACAGTGTTTACTGTATTATTCTACATTAAGATTCTTGACCAACACAGACATACTCAAGCGTGTTGCTGTGAAATATATTTAGCCCTATGAAGAGGGCAACAATTCATAGTAATCACGTCAAAGAAAAACCAAACGATACAGGTTTATGTTACAATAAAAGGGCAAAcagatttttatgaaaaatacgtgattaaaggaagagaaaggatctTGCCGATTTGCAAGAACACCTAGATGTTGTCCCATAAAATGGTGCAGGAAAGAGCCTCCCTTTCAAGACAAGGCTACAAAAAGAAGAGAGCCTTAAACACGTTGAACTATCTATCATCAAATATCTAAGAACTATTGTAAATAACAAATAAGAAGTCCGTACCTGTTGCAAAAGACCTGAATCAGAGTCCAAGACACAGGCATCAATCAAAATACTCTGTAACCAAAAAGGTGAAACtcatgaaaaacagaaattcagctAGGACCAGTGTAACCTCAATGTTATTGTCTTGATCTGTTTCAGCTACAAATACACTCCACCTACGCATGCACACATTTTCAAGGCTGCAGGCCCACCACAGCCACAGGGAAGCTCTCTTCCTTGAGCAGTACACAAATCCAAATTTTCAGCCTCCACTTTCTAATACATGGCAATAAAAGATCTATCAGGAAAGGTACCTTGCACATTACCTACaaggatgggggggaggggggggaaaattACTGTCTGTACTTCCATAGTAATCTTTAACTGGCCTGCTAGACCTTTTATGTTCAAATGTAGTGATCTAGGTCTGTTTTTCAAATTCCTGCCTTTCACCCTGGCCGTGACAGGCTTCACAACCTTCAAGAAGTCTTTAACCAGATCACAATCATAAGAGAAATGAACAATTTTGTTACATTTATACATTAATAAAAGATAGTATATATCATATAGTACATAAAATGCCAGCTTCACCtgtttctgtgctgcaaagatCACATTCATGAAATTCATATATTGCAGTGCGCTGTCTTCTGCAGCTTTTATGACCTAAGTAAAGCAAATCAAACTCGTTAGTCTACATAATATCGCTGTAGTTCAAAACTCAAAGAAAACTTAGGACAAAAGCTCTTACCAGAATTCTTGATTTAATTTCTTGATTGCCTAAGcattgaaaagaaagagaaatgcataAGCACATTGTTTCTACCCCTTGTAGCTTGCCCTTGTAATTAGGTAGCACGAGCTAATACCTTGGTTAAAATAGATGTATGAGACTGTTTTATATTCTCAGTGACATTAAGAGAAGCAAAAATACTTGACAGGTATCTGTGGGCTAATTCAGATTTGCTATAAAAGTGGATACCATCTCATTTATTATCCAAAAGCAATTGGATattgaacaggaaagaaattttaaaattgttCATTACCAGCTCACTGGTTCAAACATATATCGCAAGTATAACAAGGTAATTCTCACTGATTAAAGTGATCTGAAATGGGTAGCTGATTCTAGTCCAGTCTCCACCTTGCAAACCCATCTGCACAAGCAGCACTTTTCCTGATTACAGAAGTCACAAGAGAAAGACTGAGACTGAGTAAGAAGTTAAACTAtcatcccagctctgcagctggtcCCTTTGGAAGGGGATTTGTGCTTCACGCAACTTTCAAGAAGTTCTTTGCAACCTTTACTTGTTCTGAGGAGATTCCAATTTTACTCTTCACCCACATGCAACAGAAAACTAGAATAAGAACATGGACTAATTCTATCAAAAGTAATATTATAAACACTAAGTTGTTTagtattttcattatttctattttaaagccCTAAGTAACCTGGATTGACCTCATAGCTGTCTGTGCTTTGAACAGGAGTCTGGAATAGAGACTTCTGATGTCCCTTCCAAAATAAATTATCCTATGATTCTaaagtttcagaaaaagaaaacggCTATACAGAAGAATGATTTGTATTGTTAAATCTCACAGCACTAAAAGTTTGCAAGTAGTACAGCAGTATTTTAATTCCCCCAAGAATTGATAGTTCTCCTAATAGTTCGATAGTTTTCAACAATGGATGTTTAACCCCCTTCCTGTTTTAGGTGTTTTGTCCCCAGCTGAGAtaacaatctttttttaaaatcgtTCAATATGGAAGATGTTGAAACACCTGAGGCAGAGTACTGTGGTCCTTTTGGCTGAACCTTGGAAAACATTTAAAACTGGGCTCTAATTTGTGGAAGCTCAATTTGTGGATTTGTATCTTTTTAGAATCAtgcttgtgtgttttattttgaagTTCTAAGATCTTCCCCCCAAATTTTAAgattctc contains:
- the GTF2H3 gene encoding general transcription factor IIH subunit 3 isoform X2 → MSADDELSLLVIVVDTNPIWWGKRALAEAEFTLSKCLDAVMVLGNSHLFMNRTNRLAVIASHTQESRFLYPGKHWTFADLFGDGGSFVESNCSGSKDGKYELLTTINDAITEEIKDLMTKTDMRGQQTETLLAGSLAKALCYINKMSKEIKGNQEIKSRILVIKAAEDSALQYMNFMNVIFAAQKQSILIDACVLDSDSGLLQQACDITGGIYLKVLHMPSLLQYLLWVFLPDQEQRSQLVLPPPIHVDYRAACFCHRNLIEIGYVCSVCLSIFCNFSPICSTCETAFKISLPPVMKAKKKKLKLAV
- the GTF2H3 gene encoding general transcription factor IIH subunit 3 isoform X1, translated to MSADDELSLLVIVVDTNPIWWGKRALAEAEQFTLSKCLDAVMVLGNSHLFMNRTNRLAVIASHTQESRFLYPGKHWTFADLFGDGGSFVESNCSGSKDGKYELLTTINDAITEEIKDLMTKTDMRGQQTETLLAGSLAKALCYINKMSKEIKGNQEIKSRILVIKAAEDSALQYMNFMNVIFAAQKQSILIDACVLDSDSGLLQQACDITGGIYLKVLHMPSLLQYLLWVFLPDQEQRSQLVLPPPIHVDYRAACFCHRNLIEIGYVCSVCLSIFCNFSPICSTCETAFKISLPPVMKAKKKKLKLAV
- the GTF2H3 gene encoding general transcription factor IIH subunit 3 isoform X3 gives rise to the protein MVLGNSHLFMNRTNRLAVIASHTQESRFLYPGKHWTFADLFGDGGSFVESNCSGSKDGKYELLTTINDAITEEIKDLMTKTDMRGQQTETLLAGSLAKALCYINKMSKEIKGNQEIKSRILVIKAAEDSALQYMNFMNVIFAAQKQSILIDACVLDSDSGLLQQACDITGGIYLKVLHMPSLLQYLLWVFLPDQEQRSQLVLPPPIHVDYRAACFCHRNLIEIGYVCSVCLSIFCNFSPICSTCETAFKISLPPVMKAKKKKLKLAV